The proteins below come from a single Candidatus Poribacteria bacterium genomic window:
- a CDS encoding ATP-dependent zinc metalloprotease FtsH — MVIWWVVVAGLVVLGIYQLFNRRDPVYQLATSDFHQYITRGSSLFEGYLVLDEEWVEGQFNKNRLPQIREEILQSVNPEEQETHLPPKWQGEFRASRDAIDDYDIQAKLDEFEINYNVKPPSKFPQGLLIFGTTVVPLLIFLGLMIFLSRQMQGSGNRALSFGKSRARLHSENQTKVTFEDVAGVDEAKEALEEVIEFLKAPKKFERLGGKIPKGVLLMGPPGTGKTMLAQAVAGEADVPFYSISGSDFVEMFVGVGASRVRDLFETGKKNAPCIIFIDELDAVGRHRGAGIGGGHDEREQTLNQLLVEMQGFEASEGVILIAATNRPDVLDPALLRPGRFDRQIVVDLPDVRGREAILKVHTKTPYKLAENVNLEILAKATPGFSGADLENMANEAALLAARCDKEEIDMMCFDEAKDRVLMGPERRSLVISDEERRVTAYHEAGHALMLHFVPESDPNYKCTIVPRGRALGVTAKLPLEERHNMSKKRLLAHIIFALGGRVAEEIIFGEQTTGAQNDFEQATSLARRMVTQWGMSHMGPLTYGKRDEQVFLGKELSVHQDYSEKTAIEIDKAVHDIVTECYNKAREILETNLEGLKLLADALLERETLVTEEIDEILGPRPQLPAKPIV, encoded by the coding sequence ATGGTGATTTGGTGGGTAGTTGTTGCCGGACTCGTTGTCCTCGGCATTTATCAGCTATTCAACCGCAGAGATCCAGTTTATCAACTTGCGACCTCTGATTTTCATCAATACATAACACGCGGTTCATCCCTGTTTGAAGGGTATCTGGTTTTAGATGAAGAATGGGTTGAAGGACAGTTCAATAAAAACAGACTTCCCCAAATCCGCGAAGAAATTCTGCAGAGCGTGAATCCTGAAGAGCAAGAAACACACCTCCCCCCAAAATGGCAGGGCGAATTTAGAGCCAGCCGCGATGCGATCGATGATTATGACATCCAAGCAAAACTTGACGAGTTTGAGATTAATTATAATGTCAAGCCCCCTTCTAAATTTCCGCAAGGTTTGCTGATTTTCGGGACGACCGTTGTCCCGCTCCTCATTTTTTTAGGATTGATGATCTTCCTGTCGCGTCAGATGCAAGGCAGCGGGAATCGGGCCCTGTCCTTTGGTAAAAGCCGTGCCAGACTCCACTCCGAAAACCAAACCAAAGTGACATTCGAGGATGTTGCGGGTGTCGATGAAGCGAAAGAAGCCCTTGAGGAGGTCATCGAATTTCTGAAAGCCCCCAAAAAATTTGAGCGACTCGGGGGTAAAATTCCGAAAGGGGTGCTCCTCATGGGACCGCCCGGCACTGGAAAGACCATGCTTGCACAAGCCGTCGCAGGTGAAGCAGACGTGCCGTTCTATAGCATTAGTGGTTCCGATTTCGTCGAAATGTTCGTGGGGGTAGGGGCATCCCGGGTGAGAGACCTGTTTGAAACTGGAAAGAAGAACGCACCCTGTATTATTTTTATTGATGAATTAGATGCTGTGGGTAGACACCGTGGCGCGGGTATCGGTGGCGGACACGATGAGCGTGAACAAACCTTAAATCAATTACTCGTTGAGATGCAGGGGTTTGAAGCCTCTGAAGGTGTCATCCTCATTGCGGCAACAAACCGACCCGACGTTTTAGATCCAGCGCTCCTGCGTCCAGGGCGATTTGACCGACAGATTGTTGTTGACTTGCCGGACGTTCGGGGTAGGGAAGCAATCCTCAAGGTCCATACGAAAACCCCTTATAAACTCGCTGAAAACGTCAATTTGGAAATCTTAGCGAAGGCAACTCCGGGCTTCTCCGGCGCAGACCTTGAGAATATGGCAAATGAAGCCGCACTCCTTGCCGCAAGGTGTGACAAAGAAGAAATTGACATGATGTGCTTTGACGAAGCTAAAGATCGCGTGCTTATGGGTCCCGAACGGCGTAGCCTCGTCATTAGCGACGAAGAGAGACGGGTTACGGCTTATCACGAAGCAGGACACGCCCTTATGCTACACTTTGTCCCAGAAAGTGACCCAAACTACAAGTGCACGATCGTTCCACGCGGTAGAGCCCTCGGTGTAACAGCGAAACTCCCTCTCGAAGAACGGCATAATATGAGCAAAAAACGTCTCTTGGCGCATATCATTTTTGCCCTCGGCGGTAGAGTGGCTGAGGAAATTATATTTGGTGAGCAAACCACCGGTGCCCAAAACGATTTTGAGCAAGCCACGAGTCTCGCACGCCGAATGGTTACACAATGGGGTATGAGCCATATGGGACCTCTTACCTATGGTAAACGCGACGAACAGGTCTTTCTCGGTAAAGAATTAAGTGTCCATCAGGATTATAGTGAAAAAACTGCCATTGAAATCGACAAGGCGGTCCATGACATTGTAACAGAGTGCTATAATAAAGCACGGGAAATCTTGGAAACCAACCTTGAAGGTTTAAAGTTACTCGCAGACGCCCTTTTAGAACGGGAAACGCTTGTCACTGAAGAGATTGACGAGATTCTCGGACCCCGGCCACAACTCCCCGCGAAACCGATCGTATGA
- the folP gene encoding dihydropteroate synthase yields MNCRGKSLTLGLHTHVMGILNVTPDSFSDGGCYLDVEQAVTHAELMVAEGATLIDIGGESSRPGASPVSTNEELTRILPVIRVIADTVDVLLSVDTYKAEVARRALEAGAHLINDITALRGDPTMAAVVSEMEAGLILMHMKGTPRTMQHAPEYNDIVSEICDSLQKSIETAESEGITPDRIIIDPGIGFGKTTKHNLEILKRLSAFRRLHKPLLIGTSRKSFIGNILNLPVTERVEGTTATVCWAIAHGADIVRVHDVKANVRAAQITDALYR; encoded by the coding sequence ATGAACTGTCGCGGTAAATCGCTCACTTTAGGCTTACATACACATGTAATGGGCATCTTGAACGTCACACCCGACTCTTTTTCGGACGGTGGGTGCTATCTTGATGTCGAACAGGCGGTCACACATGCCGAACTGATGGTGGCGGAAGGTGCGACCCTTATTGATATTGGAGGAGAATCATCCCGCCCTGGGGCATCCCCGGTGTCTACCAATGAAGAATTGACGCGAATCCTACCCGTCATTCGCGTTATTGCTGACACCGTTGATGTTCTTCTTTCCGTCGATACATATAAAGCTGAAGTGGCGCGGCGCGCGCTTGAAGCCGGTGCCCATCTCATCAATGACATCACGGCGTTACGCGGGGACCCTACAATGGCAGCGGTTGTATCAGAAATGGAAGCGGGACTCATTCTGATGCACATGAAAGGCACACCCCGCACGATGCAACACGCACCTGAGTATAACGACATCGTTAGTGAAATTTGTGATTCACTTCAGAAAAGTATCGAGACAGCTGAATCCGAAGGGATTACGCCGGATCGCATCATTATCGACCCAGGCATCGGATTTGGCAAAACGACAAAACACAACCTTGAAATCCTAAAACGTCTTTCGGCATTCCGAAGGTTACACAAACCTCTGCTCATTGGGACTTCACGGAAATCATTTATCGGTAACATTTTAAACCTCCCTGTAACCGAGCGCGTTGAAGGAACAACCGCGACAGTGTGTTGGGCAATCGCACACGGCGCGGACATTGTGCGTGTCCACGATGTCAAAGCAAACGTTCGTGCTGCGCAAATAACGGATGCCCTCTATAGATAA
- the acpS gene encoding holo-[acyl-carrier-protein] synthase: MHQQKIQGIGIDIVEVERIRDASRRWGPRFEQRVYTQQELAYCGDAPSRYWRLAARFAAKEATLKALGTGLTTGMRWQDVEIRANTIGKPELILHGEVQRYAQKCNISAAFVSMSHTNDYAVAQVTLCSMR; encoded by the coding sequence ATGCACCAGCAAAAAATTCAGGGAATCGGCATTGATATTGTTGAAGTTGAACGGATCCGAGATGCGTCTCGCCGGTGGGGACCCCGTTTTGAACAACGGGTGTATACGCAGCAGGAACTCGCTTATTGCGGAGATGCCCCGTCTCGGTACTGGCGGCTTGCCGCTCGTTTTGCTGCGAAAGAGGCAACACTCAAGGCACTCGGCACAGGCTTGACCACAGGAATGCGATGGCAAGACGTAGAAATTCGGGCGAATACAATCGGAAAACCGGAACTCATTCTACACGGCGAAGTGCAACGCTACGCACAGAAATGCAATATTAGCGCAGCGTTCGTCTCTATGTCACATACAAATGACTACGCTGTAGCACAAGTTACACTCTGTTCCATGAGGTAA
- a CDS encoding glycine cleavage system protein H (part of multienzyme complex composed of H, L, P, and T proteins which catalyzes oxidation of glycine to yield carbon dioxide, ammonia, 5,10-CH2-H4folate and a reduced pyridine nucleotide; protein H is involved in transfer of methylamine group from the P to T protein; covalently bound to a lipoyl cofactor), with amino-acid sequence MENIEIKYTTTHEWIEFLNSRVCNVGITERIQEIYSSVIFIELPVLGEYEQGEIIGRVETSEGRNFYIYAPVTGEIYEINAALDDDIELLNRFPEGDGWICKFRLENPNEIDTLLSRREYEVHEEEELNEDEYLPETNFYDNIEDY; translated from the coding sequence ATGGAAAACATTGAAATAAAATACACAACGACTCACGAATGGATTGAATTTCTCAATTCAAGGGTGTGTAATGTTGGAATCACAGAGCGGATTCAAGAGATCTACAGCAGTGTTATTTTCATAGAGTTACCAGTTCTCGGCGAATACGAACAGGGCGAAATTATCGGACGCGTTGAAACATCAGAGGGGAGAAACTTCTATATTTATGCGCCTGTGACAGGTGAAATTTACGAAATCAACGCGGCTCTCGACGATGACATTGAGCTTCTGAATCGCTTTCCAGAGGGAGATGGATGGATTTGTAAATTCCGGCTTGAGAACCCAAATGAAATAGACACACTTCTGAGTCGGAGAGAATACGAGGTACATGAAGAGGAAGAACTCAACGAAGATGAGTACTTGCCAGAAACGAATTTTTACGATAACATTGAGGACTATTGA
- a CDS encoding ABC transporter substrate-binding protein, translating to MSQREKIRIGHSPDSDDAFMFYALAKGLIPTDPYEIVHVIEDIETLNQRALAAELEVTAISVHAYAYVAKDYVFMPCGASIGDQYGPLVVSKTPIDTLAGKRIAIPGKMTTAYLTLSLFQPNFEAETRPFDKILDAVQQDEVDAGLIIHEGQLTYAREGLHKVIDLGEWWYEETGLPLPLGANVIRRNLGTPKIREITALLKQSIQYSLEHRERGLAYAMTYARDMETALADKFVGMYVNDYTLDYGEKGRAGVRELLHRGTIAGIIPHGVEADFVSLE from the coding sequence ATGTCACAGAGAGAAAAAATTCGGATTGGGCACAGCCCAGATTCCGATGATGCTTTCATGTTCTACGCGCTCGCCAAAGGGTTAATCCCGACGGATCCGTATGAGATTGTTCATGTCATTGAAGACATTGAAACCCTGAATCAACGCGCACTTGCCGCTGAACTTGAGGTTACGGCAATCTCTGTTCACGCCTACGCTTACGTCGCGAAGGATTATGTGTTCATGCCTTGTGGGGCGAGTATCGGCGATCAATACGGACCCCTCGTTGTTTCCAAGACACCCATAGACACACTTGCGGGTAAACGGATCGCTATTCCCGGCAAAATGACGACCGCCTATCTTACACTTAGCCTCTTCCAACCAAATTTTGAGGCAGAGACCCGTCCCTTTGATAAAATATTAGACGCCGTCCAACAGGATGAAGTCGATGCCGGGCTCATTATTCATGAAGGACAATTAACCTACGCACGCGAAGGACTTCACAAAGTCATCGACTTGGGCGAGTGGTGGTATGAGGAAACAGGACTCCCGTTGCCTCTCGGTGCGAATGTAATTCGTCGTAACCTCGGCACCCCAAAAATTCGTGAGATAACAGCATTACTCAAGCAGAGCATCCAGTACTCATTGGAACACCGAGAACGCGGGTTAGCATACGCAATGACTTACGCACGCGATATGGAAACCGCGCTCGCCGATAAATTTGTAGGGATGTACGTCAATGACTACACGCTTGATTACGGAGAAAAGGGTAGAGCAGGCGTGCGGGAATTGCTTCACCGTGGCACCATTGCTGGGATTATTCCGCACGGTGTAGAGGCTGATTTTGTCTCGCTTGAATAG
- a CDS encoding M6 family metalloprotease domain-containing protein: MTSSSIFCAGSVEESLIKPVLVLHYHPSSSIRIILLSLTIGVLTLVHFPSLSIAAPPNPYLYFNQDSESGGFVPKTPESRVDFLEALEGCCFVREQGVLQSDGIEYVLALKIDFADMPGQRAGAAFDQYLFATEGISLKTYYRENSYGQMDVQPGPIGGVFPRGNTWIRARKPMTYYGEGVRILERYRELVREACDAADAIVDFSQYDRDDDGVVDHVFLIHSGNDQASSGIIEDIASLLIPAVNAVHDGVRVNTAAVVAEEPDFEHPHLGIYFHEFFHDFGAPDVYGFDFTDARDHKWGLMSQFGPYQGPTELGIGNGLQPSHIMGYLKWDFDARPENGRLGWIQPVQITQNQQIDVPSFELGPTDNILFKIDIHSSATPVRGEAPEFFLIENRNKTSGATFDTHLPESGILIWHIDETNPYPLGTFDASQQIWLEDPADPEHRGTYQQNDVEFIDVQTITDGAAYSADDEQTAFTPGTVPNSNANDGTVTGISITNIGPEGRTIPLLVSFGDTYEPNDTLATAFPITYGQTYESFLFDLGDTRDVYKVEATRDITILVTLADIPPGKNYRLSLHAATGEMIATGENATDIGGLKLIYQPDTTDIFYIIVESDGGFSRIDSYRLHVDQLQAGDFALDEIKVYPNPFLTGDTAVTFAYRLSASQIADNIRLEIFIPAGDLVYSETRETVGTQGKFEWQAVTGNGIPLAPGIYIYRISARQADALVQEIGKLSIVK, translated from the coding sequence ATGACATCCAGTTCTATATTTTGTGCAGGAAGTGTGGAGGAGAGTTTGATTAAGCCTGTTTTAGTTCTACATTATCATCCGTCTTCGTCCATACGAATAATCTTGCTGAGTTTAACGATTGGTGTCCTTACCCTTGTTCACTTTCCTTCGCTCAGTATCGCTGCGCCGCCAAATCCGTATCTCTATTTTAACCAAGATTCAGAGAGCGGTGGATTCGTGCCTAAAACACCTGAAAGCAGGGTGGATTTTCTTGAGGCGCTTGAAGGATGCTGCTTCGTCAGAGAGCAAGGCGTCCTGCAGTCAGATGGCATAGAGTATGTTCTCGCTTTGAAAATAGATTTTGCTGATATGCCCGGCCAGAGAGCAGGTGCCGCTTTCGATCAATACCTTTTTGCAACAGAAGGCATCTCCCTCAAAACGTATTATCGTGAAAATTCTTATGGACAGATGGATGTTCAGCCGGGTCCAATCGGTGGCGTTTTCCCAAGAGGTAACACATGGATTCGTGCCAGAAAACCGATGACCTATTACGGCGAAGGCGTGAGAATTCTTGAACGCTATCGGGAGTTGGTTCGCGAAGCGTGCGACGCTGCGGACGCAATCGTTGACTTTTCACAATATGACAGGGACGACGACGGTGTCGTTGACCATGTTTTCCTAATTCATTCAGGAAACGATCAGGCTTCAAGTGGCATCATAGAGGATATTGCATCCCTGCTAATACCCGCCGTTAATGCTGTTCATGATGGTGTCCGGGTCAATACCGCCGCCGTTGTTGCCGAGGAACCCGATTTTGAACATCCACACTTAGGCATCTATTTCCACGAGTTCTTTCACGACTTCGGTGCCCCTGATGTTTACGGATTCGACTTCACAGATGCCCGTGATCACAAATGGGGCTTGATGAGCCAATTCGGTCCCTACCAAGGTCCGACTGAATTAGGGATCGGGAACGGGTTACAACCGAGCCATATTATGGGATACCTCAAATGGGACTTCGACGCGCGCCCTGAAAACGGTCGCCTTGGCTGGATTCAACCCGTTCAGATAACACAAAACCAACAGATTGATGTCCCGAGCTTTGAACTCGGACCCACAGATAATATACTTTTCAAGATTGATATCCATTCGTCAGCAACACCCGTTCGCGGAGAAGCACCAGAGTTCTTCCTCATAGAAAATCGAAACAAAACGTCAGGGGCGACTTTTGATACCCACCTCCCTGAATCGGGCATCCTGATTTGGCATATCGACGAGACGAATCCTTATCCGCTTGGGACGTTTGATGCCTCTCAACAGATTTGGCTTGAAGACCCAGCAGATCCCGAACACCGCGGCACCTATCAACAGAATGATGTTGAATTTATAGATGTGCAAACGATCACCGATGGGGCGGCTTACTCTGCGGATGATGAACAGACTGCCTTTACACCCGGGACTGTGCCAAATAGTAACGCCAACGACGGCACTGTAACCGGCATTTCTATCACGAATATCGGACCGGAAGGTCGGACGATTCCTCTTCTTGTGTCGTTCGGCGATACTTACGAACCAAACGATACACTTGCGACTGCGTTCCCTATTACATACGGACAGACGTATGAATCTTTTCTTTTCGATTTAGGCGATACACGTGATGTTTACAAAGTAGAAGCGACTCGTGACATCACGATTTTGGTGACGTTGGCTGACATTCCGCCAGGCAAAAACTACCGTTTGTCCCTGCATGCAGCAACGGGTGAGATGATCGCTACTGGAGAAAATGCCACCGACATCGGCGGATTGAAACTCATTTATCAACCCGATACGACAGATATATTCTACATCATCGTAGAATCAGATGGTGGCTTCAGTCGGATTGATTCTTACCGCTTGCATGTAGATCAACTTCAAGCAGGAGATTTCGCACTTGATGAGATAAAAGTATATCCAAACCCTTTCCTTACCGGGGATACAGCAGTGACATTTGCCTATCGGTTGTCTGCTTCACAGATCGCCGATAACATTCGTCTTGAGATTTTCATACCGGCGGGGGATCTTGTCTATAGCGAAACGCGAGAAACTGTAGGGACGCAAGGTAAATTTGAATGGCAGGCTGTAACTGGGAACGGCATCCCGCTTGCACCGGGAATTTATATCTATCGTATTTCCGCAAGGCAGGCAGATGCGCTTGTTCAAGAAATTGGGAAGTTGAGCATTGTAAAGTGA
- a CDS encoding DEAD/DEAH box helicase, with translation MAETSQNITLRDIFSPGGLIAQQLDAYEFRHEQLQMAHEVARAFTASEHLIVEAGTGVGKSFAYLIPAISLALKSEQKVVISTNTISLQEQLVTKDIPFLQRVLPRDFSVVLAKGRRNYLSRRRLKNLMSYERGLFDTREEVEEIAEIKAWVDRTVDGSRADLPWQPQPQVWDKVVSDRDNCLGRNCETYDICFYFKARREMYNADLLIVNHHLLFSDLAIRKESEATMGVLPDYDYLIIDEAHHLEATATNHASIDFSNTRVKWLLDSLYNERSKEGLAKQFDSPRLEAQVETARQQANTLFRTIIETVQEEIDSEENGNVLTPRIHKSNFVSNVLDTPLADIEKTLKRLRDDAMTDDDEQEITAHQHYCQRLRDELDMIIRQTDPNYVYWAEISTRGRTPRILLNATPANVNQMLQDHLFTVKNSVVMTSATLSTNRNFAYFKKRVGISGCRELLVHSPFDFKRQVQIHIPRNMPHPNSHRFVPAAIEQIKHYLKLTHGKAFVLFTSYRMMDEVYDAVAPGLEEIGIETFKQGGELSRTAMLQAFRENTDSVLFGTSSFWEGVDVRGASLSNVIITRLPFEVPTHPVMEARVKQIKEEGGNEFFEFSLPEAILRLKQGFGRLIRTQTDEGIVVILDPRIKTTNYGKQFLESLPDCEIVEG, from the coding sequence ATGGCAGAAACATCACAAAACATCACTCTCAGAGACATCTTTAGTCCCGGCGGTCTTATTGCACAACAACTTGACGCATACGAATTTCGCCACGAACAATTACAGATGGCACACGAGGTAGCTCGTGCCTTTACCGCGTCCGAGCATCTGATTGTTGAGGCTGGAACAGGTGTTGGTAAAAGTTTTGCTTATCTGATTCCCGCAATTTCCCTCGCACTGAAGTCGGAACAGAAAGTTGTCATTTCGACAAATACCATCAGTCTACAGGAGCAACTCGTAACGAAAGATATTCCGTTCCTTCAGCGTGTGCTCCCTCGCGATTTCAGTGTAGTTCTGGCGAAGGGACGACGTAATTATCTCTCACGAAGAAGACTCAAAAATTTGATGAGTTATGAACGCGGACTGTTTGATACGCGTGAAGAAGTAGAAGAAATCGCAGAGATTAAGGCATGGGTGGATCGAACAGTAGATGGCAGCAGGGCTGATCTGCCTTGGCAACCGCAACCACAGGTGTGGGATAAGGTTGTCTCCGATAGAGATAATTGCCTTGGACGTAATTGCGAAACTTACGATATTTGTTTCTATTTCAAAGCCCGAAGAGAAATGTACAACGCCGACTTGCTTATTGTGAATCATCATTTACTCTTTAGCGATCTCGCTATCCGTAAGGAGAGTGAGGCGACGATGGGGGTGCTACCGGATTACGATTATCTCATCATTGATGAAGCACACCACCTGGAAGCGACAGCCACAAACCACGCCAGCATCGACTTCAGCAATACTCGCGTCAAATGGCTTCTTGATTCTCTGTATAATGAACGAAGTAAAGAGGGGTTAGCGAAACAGTTCGATTCACCACGACTTGAGGCGCAAGTCGAAACGGCGCGCCAGCAGGCAAATACTCTCTTCAGAACGATTATTGAGACTGTGCAAGAAGAAATCGACAGTGAGGAGAATGGGAACGTGCTGACACCGCGCATCCATAAAAGCAATTTTGTCAGTAACGTCCTGGATACCCCTCTTGCCGATATTGAAAAAACTTTGAAACGCCTCCGCGACGATGCTATGACGGACGATGATGAGCAGGAAATTACAGCGCATCAACATTATTGTCAACGCCTTCGTGATGAATTGGATATGATCATTCGGCAGACTGATCCGAATTACGTCTATTGGGCTGAGATATCGACCCGCGGACGAACCCCTCGTATCCTCCTCAACGCCACACCCGCCAATGTGAATCAGATGTTGCAAGATCATCTGTTCACGGTAAAAAATAGCGTTGTGATGACGAGTGCTACGCTTTCTACAAATCGCAATTTCGCTTACTTTAAAAAACGGGTCGGGATAAGCGGATGTCGTGAACTTCTTGTCCATTCGCCATTTGATTTTAAACGGCAAGTTCAGATCCATATTCCCCGTAATATGCCGCATCCGAACAGTCATCGCTTTGTGCCAGCGGCGATTGAACAGATTAAACACTACCTCAAACTGACGCATGGCAAAGCGTTTGTGCTTTTCACAAGCTACAGAATGATGGACGAAGTTTACGATGCTGTCGCTCCTGGTTTGGAGGAAATAGGGATTGAGACTTTCAAACAAGGGGGTGAGCTTTCGCGAACAGCGATGCTTCAGGCGTTTCGTGAGAATACAGACTCAGTCCTATTTGGGACGTCCAGTTTCTGGGAGGGTGTTGACGTTCGCGGCGCATCGCTCAGTAATGTTATCATTACAAGGCTCCCCTTTGAAGTTCCAACGCATCCCGTGATGGAGGCGCGCGTGAAACAGATTAAGGAAGAGGGCGGAAACGAGTTCTTTGAATTCAGTTTACCAGAGGCGATATTACGCTTAAAGCAGGGATTTGGACGGCTCATCCGAACACAGACTGACGAGGGAATCGTCGTGATTCTCGACCCACGGATAAAAACCACGAATTACGGAAAACAATTTTTAGAATCACTCCCGGACTGCGAAATTGTGGAGGGATAA
- a CDS encoding PDZ domain-containing protein, with protein sequence MRKSIDLCILLVSTVVLVSSCAQPINQQRDLDLLTSFENAFVNVVARSKPAIVRVEVLSMEGSQSQDRVGSGFIFRKEGYILTNHHVVHDARDIRVMLLDGGRFEAELVGTDHNTDVAVLKIERDEAFPVIPLADSSRVRVGQFAIAIGNPFRLDYTVTTGVVSGKSRSILRGFSFVRYQDFIQTDAWINTGSSGGPLLNIRGEVIGMNALIRRIGNNENTPAPAMAGAGFAIPMNLVKSIGDQLIANGRVIRGYLGIEMRPARGGIRVRRIIRDAPAYLGGLRRNDIIFEYNGNAVKKVVELQMLVAESQVGERSVIKVLRQGHERILNVTIGEMPPELAGQTVEIKSVAWEILGLSVRKLQAGDFERYTYLTDEDQGVIVEMVKVDAPGYKARIPNGALIVAINDQKVTNVQAFEAFLQAKQGAEELILDIKSSHGEERLTVKLGN encoded by the coding sequence ATGAGGAAAAGTATAGATCTCTGTATTCTTTTGGTATCTACTGTGGTCTTAGTCTCTTCTTGTGCCCAACCGATTAACCAACAGCGCGACCTGGATCTGTTGACCTCTTTTGAAAACGCGTTTGTGAATGTTGTGGCTCGAAGCAAGCCGGCGATTGTTCGTGTTGAGGTTTTGTCAATGGAAGGGTCTCAATCTCAAGATCGCGTGGGGTCAGGCTTTATTTTTCGCAAAGAGGGTTACATTCTTACCAACCATCATGTTGTTCACGATGCGAGAGATATAAGGGTAATGTTGTTAGATGGTGGTCGATTTGAGGCAGAGCTCGTTGGAACGGATCATAACACTGATGTCGCAGTTCTAAAGATTGAACGAGACGAAGCGTTTCCTGTCATTCCTTTGGCTGATTCCTCAAGAGTTCGGGTGGGGCAATTTGCTATTGCTATCGGCAATCCGTTTAGACTCGATTACACTGTGACAACAGGCGTTGTGAGTGGTAAGAGTCGTTCGATTCTCCGAGGTTTCAGTTTTGTTCGATACCAAGACTTTATCCAAACAGACGCTTGGATTAATACGGGGAGTAGTGGAGGTCCGTTACTGAACATCCGAGGTGAGGTTATTGGGATGAACGCACTCATTCGGCGTATTGGTAACAATGAAAATACACCCGCTCCGGCGATGGCAGGCGCAGGGTTCGCTATTCCAATGAACCTTGTTAAGAGCATTGGCGATCAACTCATTGCAAATGGGCGGGTCATCCGGGGGTACCTCGGTATAGAGATGCGACCAGCGAGAGGGGGCATTCGCGTTAGACGTATCATTAGGGATGCCCCGGCATACCTTGGCGGTTTGCGACGCAACGATATTATTTTTGAATACAACGGCAATGCGGTGAAAAAAGTTGTTGAACTCCAAATGCTCGTCGCAGAATCACAAGTCGGTGAGAGGTCTGTCATCAAAGTTTTAAGGCAAGGGCATGAAAGAATACTCAATGTGACGATTGGAGAAATGCCGCCTGAATTGGCGGGACAGACTGTTGAAATTAAGTCTGTGGCTTGGGAAATACTCGGTTTATCCGTGCGGAAATTACAAGCCGGAGATTTTGAGAGGTATACGTACCTGACTGATGAAGATCAGGGTGTTATTGTTGAAATGGTTAAGGTAGATGCCCCCGGATACAAGGCGAGGATACCCAATGGCGCGCTTATCGTCGCCATCAATGACCAGAAAGTCACAAATGTGCAGGCTTTCGAGGCATTTCTTCAGGCGAAGCAGGGCGCTGAGGAATTAATCCTTGACATTAAAAGCAGTCATGGTGAAGAGCGGCTAACTGTTAAACTCGGAAATTAA